From the Asterias amurensis chromosome 1, ASM3211899v1 genome, the window TCTCGGTGATGCCGGTGTTTGGGTCTGTTTTACCGTCATCTGTTGAGGTTAAACCCGTGACAACATCCACGAGATTGGGCCTCCATGATGCGATGTCCCCAGTCTGGAGGTCCCTCTGTCTCATCTGGTTACTGAGCCATTCCACGCCGCGCTCCAAGGCTACCTGGTTTCCAGGCGTTCTGCTGTCCATTCTCGGTGTCATTGGAGGAGGTAGACCTACAATGTCTTCCACCTCTCGCCCTTCGTCCATTTCATCTATCCGTCCAAGATGCTTCGGCTTGATGTAAGATGGAATCTCAATATCGGGAGGGGATGAGAAGACACTGTTATTGGAGTGTGCTACTGCTGATATGATGCTTTCCTCAGTCGGTACTACAGGTCCTAAACTCGGTAAAGATAACTTCTCAACAGAATTGTCTGAACTCGGCTCACCACTGAGCACCGAAGTCCCGTGCTCATTCTCCGCATGCTGCTGTTTCTCTACCGGGCCGCCTTTAGGGTCGTGCTTCGCTCGGTTCGCGGGGTGTCGTTTCTGCCCGGTCTTGCTCCTTGGGCTCCCCTTCGAGTTTGTGGAGGTGCTCGGGGATCTACCGCTGGTGAGAGATGTTTCGTGTCCTGGCTCTAGTGCCGTTACGTCGGTCTCGTCATTTGGTCTCATGCTCCTCTTTGCCTGTGTGAAGCGATACAATTCCTTCCTGATGTCAGACATCTCAGCATCGTAGGCCCGTATTTGCTTGACGTTAGCCCGGGCCATCCTCTGGCAAGTTTCCTCGTATTTACGGCGCTCGAGCTTGTTACACATCAGGACTCGCTTGGACTGCTCGGCCATCTCGTGGTCAGAAAAACTTTTGAAGTTCTCCATaatttaaaacatatttatcAGTCTTTTgaaactacacattttgacccaacacttttcttttcaaaatgctCAGGCAACAGTCACTTGCATTAAATCCGATTCAAAACCCTTCAAAGTTTAGGCAGTGGAGTTTAAGCCAAAACAAGTTGTTGTAAACTACAACCATGATCACCTTTTGTAAACACAGACTCGACTGGAAAATCCCTCACCTGCAAAATTATGATGCCCGTTTTTAAAACCAGGCGGCTCCCAAATAAGGAAGACAAAAGTACCACCAAGGATCCAAAAGCACGATGTGTTACTCAGAGATACATCAAAAGTACCAAAAGGTCCTCGCAAAATTCCCAGTGCACCATTTCACGTATCACTTCCTGGCCGTCTGAAACACACAAGAGTCCGTTGAGAATTGCCAACTTCTGGAGTGGTTGTTTTTGCTCCAAAGTAGAAAAAATGACGACATGCGTCCTTCATAACACaaagaataatatttcacaATATAACTCCATCCAAGTGTTCATTTCTCAAAGCGACTCCTTTCCCGATCAGATGACTCGAAATTACATATGCACAGGTGTTTTCTCTTACAATGCTGTTCAACAATATTGACCAAACAAGTTGTCTTCAAGTGTCGGTTCTCTCTTAAAACACTCCAAACTTAGAAGTTGTCCTCGGTGAGAAAAGCTTTTCCAAACCTCCCCGTATAGCTTGATATATCCCGTAGAAAACACAAACACTCGACAGTTTTacaagtcaaaatgttcacGCTTAATTCCAACGATCAACAAAGTTTCTGTTTGGTGTTGCCCCCCTTGAGAGAGCTTGTGAGTGTGGTTGGTAACCGGTATGATACGGGAGATTAGACCAGTAGGTTTGTTGTATCCGCGAATGATGTTTGTTTAATGGGATACTTTGGGAACAGTGGAATAATCCTTCGATTACCGCTTGTACACTGCTGCCCAATGTTTGAATAACGCGCTGATTGCATGTTGTGTCATATCACTGTATACACCAAAAACACACACTCATAGAATGACTTGTTGAAAAGGGAACTGATGAGTAAAACAGTTATTCGCGAGCTGAGTGGGCGTTCATCTGCCAGAAATGTTCATTAGGAGAAGAGAGTGAAGACATAAAAATGTTAATGCATCGAACCATTCATTTTAGGTGGATCtttactggggggggggggggggcaataatGGGTAAGGGTTCTAAGCGTTACCGCACCCAGTTACTCACACTGCAAGTACCCCCAATATCCCCAATTATCGCCCGTCCCTATCTTTTAAACAAACCCCGCCCACACTGAGGTTTTGTTTTAGCACTGCGGCACTGcggtatttatttttaacaaatgtTGCTCAAAGGGACTGAACTAAATGCATGAATTAGttcaagccattggacactttcgaacagaacaaaaatttaaagttcacagatttacaaacaactgacagggtttacaaaaggtaatggtgacagacttcccgttattttctctcgctcgatccgatgaccgattgagcctaaattttcacaggtttgttattttatatataatttgtgatacacgaagtgtgggccttttgacaatactgtttaccgatattgtgcgattgctttaaagaaatatatcatattttgtttttatcccaTTCGGCTTCGGCTAGGGCTAGGGCTTGGACTTGGGCTAGGGCTTATCTTCGTCACTCAGTATTACTTTGAATGTGTGTTTTATTAGCAATGATTCAAACGcgccgattgagcctaaaatgGAACCCAATCGAAGTTTTAAAAAGATTCTCCCCCACCCCCTCACCCATATGACAAAATATGTACAagctacttctgatagcgccctcttttgaatcctcctcataccagcccatgttaatttccaaaAAGGGGTACAGAATTCACTGGGACAACGACCAGTAGACACACGATGAAATCAATACGGCATCCGCCTGTTCTAAAAATATCATTCGGGCGCCCTCACTATGTTTCACAACAGTGTGCCAAGGTATCCTTGGGGGTATTTTGAGGCTTCATAAACTCATGGTCGGGTGCTCCAGTAAATAAAACATGGGGGCACGAACAAGAGTCAAAAGGCTACTTGACTTGGAAGCTTATAAACCAAGCAAGCGGTAAAATGAAGCACTTGATGTGATGTTGGCATGATAATTACTCTGTGTCTATATTCACAAGGTGTTGTGCTTCATGAATGTTGAGGTTGCTAGATAACTGCACCCCCCCCCTATAAAAATAAAGCACATCATCAAAATGTTGACGAGGATACCGAGCCCCCTGGAAACGCTAATCCCAACCCGTTGCTAAGGGAAAGATAATTACAAAGGCCTGAtcgtttgtttaaaggcagtggaaaatattggtaattatctaagactagccttcacagttggtgtgtctcaacatatgcataaaataacaaacctgtgaaaatttgaactcaatcggtcatcgaacttgcgagataataatgaaagaaaaaaatacccttttcacacgaagttgtgtgctttcagatgctggatttcgagaccttaaagtctaattctgaggtctcgaaatcaaattcgtggaaaattacctctttctcgaaaactaaggcacttcagagggagccgtttctcacaatgttttatactaccaacctctccccattactagtcaccaagaaaggttttatgctaataattattttgagtaattaccaatagtgtcaactgcctttaaagactaaaTAACTTCCCATCCTCTTATATAGGTGTCAATTTCATATGGTCAccctttttatttaatttattttttttttttgggggggggggggtagcggTTTACGGTGttctattttgtttacattacaaCAACCGAAAATAACCGTAATTTTCAGTGTCGCCAAAAGCTATCTTTAAGCTTTATTTATAACAGAACAATAAATGTTTGTTCAAAAAATTACCATTATAATTTTGGAGACGCCTTCGTGTTATTTTAGTTATAATCAACagtcttgaaaattaaattgaccACATCAATCTTGATATAATTTACAAGGTAAGacatttgtataataataatcaactttatgttattttgtttatttattattttttgacgGTATTAAGTAAAAGGGGACAGAGACACAATTTGATATATCGAACCAATCTTTTGTGAAATTTTCGATATCTCTTGgggacactggacaccttttgtgattgtcaaagaccagtcttctcacttggtgtatctcaacatatgcaaaaacaacaaacctgtgaaagtttgaacttaattggtcgtcaaagatgaaagataataatggaagaaaaaccacctttgtcaaacgaagttgtgtgctatagttagatgcttgatttcgatacctcaaagcTAAATACGGAGGTCTcgaatttttcttttatttgttatatttcattggaaaattactttttttttctcgaaaactacgttacttcagaggaagccgtttctcacaatgttttctctccattgcttgttactaattaagtttttatgctaacaattattttgagtaatcaccaatagtgtccagtgcatttataCCTTCAATATTGtaaccaaacaaaaatgttgacgCTGCCAGCATCTtttgtttcctttaaaaaaatgttgttcaCATCGAAAACACGTCAAcatgatgtttgaagctttgcatgatgGTGTGGATTATGACAGAAACTATAACAGTATTCTTGCGGGTacaacaatgtaaaaaaaaaactctatgGGAGAAGTgctggttctgagaagaaacGTTTTGGTCTCGATCAGTATTTAAACTCTGCTCGTCAGGAGAAGACGAGCGGTGTTGTTTGAAGACACGGTtgcacccgcaagtttacttcaATCTATAATGTGTTTCGTTGAACATAACTTCCAAAACCATGGAAGTAAAACTTGTTAACCTCTCTGTAATAACCATTAGATAACACAACCGAGAAGACATGCAAACAGACTAATATGATAATTTAAACTGCTTAGCAAAGTTTTAAACAAATGCCATTCGGTTTCTGAATCAATGTTACATTTCACATTCGCAAGTGTGACCGTCTTCTTTAGCAATGCATTCGAATTTGTGTTTATCTTCTACATTTTAACCCATTTAAATTTCAACCGACTTCATTTCATAATAGGTatatacaccccccccccccatagcaGTATCAATATATAAAATGGTCTGACATATCTTGTTTTCATCAATGATTGTCCATGCGATTATTAATTTAAATCGGATAGAAGGTGTCGGCAAGGTTGGTCGCAGCATGATCAAGGTGTTTAGTGCAACTCTAAGTCACAagactcgatttcacaaagcactcagatttatcttaaaggcagtggacacaattggtaattgtcaaagactagcctacacagttgttgtatctcaacatatgcatacaataactaacctgtggaaatttgagctcaatcggtcatcgaagttgcgagataattttgaaagaaaaaaaaaaacacccttgtcacacaaagttgtgtgcgtttagatggttgatttcgagacctcaagttctaaatctgaggtctcgaaatcaaattcgtggaaaattacgtctttctctaaaactatggcacttcagagggagccgtttctcacaatgttttataccatcaatctctccccattacttgtcaccaagtaaagttttatgccaacaattattttgagtaattaccaatagtgtccactgccttcaagatgAGTTTTCAGTATTGCcaaattgtgacatcacactttgttTAGCAGTTTAGATTGGTTctcagttaagatcaatcttagctctttgtgaaatcgaccacagtATCATTTCCAAAATCCTCCCTTTATAAACTTCGGCTTCATGTTGTGTGTAACCTCCACTTGTTGTAAAGTCCTATTTTAAAATCTGTATAAATCTGTGCTGCTttctaataataatgaacaaaatgaAAGGTATTTCACTGACACAACGGGGAATTGTTCTCTGCTCAACATAATAGGAACACTTATTATGTTCCAATATATTAATTTCTTTTCGAAAAATCATTACCATCAGCGAATAATGATTGATACTCACTTTGGTAATATCTactttttacatgtactttcatGGCTGAATATAATTGTCATATGAAGTTTCAATTCTTGAAGTGAGATCCAATATGGAAAAACAGGCTAACATGTTGGCGTTTTATCTGTTACTTCTTCACATAAATTTCCCCTCGATTCAGACTTTGAATCACAATTGAGTTTATTAGTTTTTGACAGAATCTATTGTTTCTTTGTCAGACACGCTATTCTTCCTGTTTTGACCACCAGTACCTGGTTGGTTTGCGAAGAAAGGTTCTCTAGCCCAGACGGCTCCTTTAACACTACTCCCGTCCTCGCTCCCGCTGCCGTGTATCCTATCCCGTCGCTTATTCTGTATCTCAATGCATTCACCAGGGGTCATCAACCTCGTATTCAACTGCGACATTGTTTTCCTTCTCTGTAAAATCTGCTTCTGCGAGGCAACCATCACCTCCATCGACTTGGCGTGGGAAACTTTCGGTGCCGGGATTTTCAGGGAAAGGGAGGACCGGGGTGTTGGACCGGACGCCGTGCTACCTTCGTCCGATGACGAGTAACGGCGACCGGTCGGATCAACCGGTATGCTCGGGTCGTAGACCTGTGTGTCCATGGCGAAGCCCTCCGAGAGCTCCACACTCTTACGGATGGAGGTGGACGACGATATCGGGTGGGCAACAGAGTGCCGACGCATGGGCATCCCGGACATGGGGGAGGAGGAACGGCTTGAGGAGGAACTATAGTAGTCCGAGTGTGGCCCCTTAGGATGGAGGAGGTTTGAGGTGGGTGGCATGTAGCCATTAGATGTCAGGGGGAATGAGGCTGATAGGCGTCTATCACGATTGTTATTCAGGTCTGGGGACAAGCCGATGGATGACTTACGAGGAGGCGCGTTATTATGACTGTCTAATGAAGTAGTCCGAGAGAGCCTTCGTCCACCGGCGTCTCCTTTCATATTGAACTCTACTGTAACTGTACTTGACTTACGGCGTTCACGGGGAGGGTTAGGTGCGTTCTTTGTGGGTGTTTCGTCAGATGATCGCCTCTTCCAGCTCGGTGTGTCCTCTTGTATGGGAGACGGTGGCAGCATGAGCCGTGGCAGTCGGTCCGATCCAGCCAGGCTCCCCTTGCGAGGAGAGGCCGGTTCACTGGTAGCTTCACTCTTCGATCGCAAACCCTTCCCAGTACCTCTTTCGATGGTCACCGAACTCTCGCTTGCCGACCGCCGTCTAACGCCCTGATTAACGGTCTTGGGTCTGTTGGGTGTTTGGTGCTCCCCACCACCAGGTACCAGGGCCAGGCTTTCTTTATCCGGAGCAGTGACGGACCTTAGCAACTTGGTCTGTGAGCCTGGTACGCCATTCTCACCCTCCTCGTCGTTCACTGTTTGTATGCTGTGAAGGAACCTCTTCAGTTCGGCATACTCCCTGTTGTGCAGCAACATGCTATCTGTGTGATTCTTGTCGAGACGCAAGTTCTGCTTGTCCAACTTGAGCTGGGTCTGCTTAAAGGAGTTAGAGTTAATAACATCTACTTCAGCCACCGCGAAGCTCCGACGCTTGTTTAACATCTTAGAAGAGCTCATTTTTTCGGCGTTGCGTTAGTTCGTCTCAGCTGATTAAATTCGCCTtcttttctcaaattcaaaccGAGTAATGGTAGTGTTTTCACTTCAAATTGTTTCAAGTTACAACatgaagtttttgttttttctctgaATAGATCCACTGCCCCGTTCGAGAGACAGAATAGTTTTATGTGCAGTCACGGTGATATCTGCTGAAGTGCCGAGTCCATGTTCCGTTATATTCATGAGCAATGAGCGTCTGAGGTTCGCTGGTCATGCTAAGACAGTAATTTGTCAGTagcgaaaactactttacttgcTTTATCCCCAAAATTTGCAGGACAAATTTCTACCTTTTGTTCATCATATTTACATATGTTGTTCAAACGAAGTCCAGTCTTTACACATGTGGtttccaatcaatcaatcaaatccaACTCAAGTAGTTTAAGTTAGTTGACAATTTCGTaggcaatttttgtttctctccaGTAGCTGTGTTGAATGTCTTGTCGCAAAGCAACCAATCTATGTCCTCATCAGACTGGTTGATCCAACAATATTTCAGGACAAAGTTCTATCTGTCGTGCACCATAGTGTAGTATTGTTCAAACAAAGTCCAGTTCTACACATCAACcaattcaatcaaacaaaattcgCTTTCGAAAGTTGTTTGCAGTTTCGTAGGCAAATTATGTTTCTCTCCGGTAACTGTATTGAATAGCTTGTCGCACAGCAACCTATCGGCAGTCAATCCACGACGTCCTCATCAGACTGGTCCTTACCAGGCAACAGTTTCAATAAATGTGAGACAAATTTTCTCTTGTAGCgagatataaatatataaatccAATAGTCCTTGTGGTTGGATCGTCTGAAGAGTTCTTCTCCTCTACTAAACAAAGCTGTTTTATCCTTGGCACTAATTCCCAAACTGTTAGGGAAACAAAACACGGCACCTCATCCTCTAGTGGGATGTTCAGAATCCCCTCTCCACGGGGATTTGCTCAATCTTCACCGACGATTGTCACCCCACAATGGGGCACCTACTGACGGTAACAAGACAGCTACACAAAAGGGTTCTGGTGGTATCTTTTGTGGGTCGTCATCGGAGCGAGCAGTTACCAGGTGGACGAAGGGAGAGGATGGGCGCCCCGGGCGTGAACGAAAGTCCGAGCTTCCACAATCTGTTTACTCCTCACAGAAAACTGTTTTCTATTTTGGGTTTGGAAAGCGTTAGCATCTCTCCACCTCTTCAAAAAAGGCAACCAAATCCCTCTCGGTATGGATTAAATGTTATAATATACCCTTGATGAAATTAAGTACAGCAGTGTGGGTCATAAACAAATCAAATCTTTGACGCAAATATTTCTCTTCAGAGAGGGTTTTAAGAATTAAAATCCAGGGTCCAGCATCAACCGTTGTGGCAGGGAGGTAGCTAGATGGTCACACGAAACCGTGCAAGTGTTCAGTTAGTTTAACTACTCAATAAAAACGGCAACTTATCTAAACACAATTTCGCTCTGCTTTGTAACATGGAAGGACACAGcatgttttgcttgttttgttgACAAACATTAAACGTAGCAACCGCAACAGGCTATTTCATTTATCTACCCCTGCCAGTATCGACCTATTTGCCTTGGACTGTGTGCGTTAATTGAGGTTTGAGAtaattacttaaaggcagtggacattattggtaattgctcaacataatttttagcataacaactgacttggtaaacaAGCAATTTTGATAGGTTTTGGTAgtttaaaaccttgtgagaTACGGtcccctctaaagtaacgtagattttaaaaaaaaagaggtattttctcattCAAATTAAGAAATGGcatcaggcttgaagccttttattaggcatctgaagacacaacaatttgtgcaacaagtttttttaaatattattattctcttgcaacttcgatgaccgaaaaagtaaaaaaaaaatcacagagttgttattttatgcatatattgggatacaccaagtgagataccggtctttgacaattatcaaaggtgtatagtgcctttaaggcaaccATGTTACCAACCAGAGTATGATAAAGACTGTCCTCGATTGGGTTAAACAAATCATCGCGTTGTCCTAATGGTTTTTGTTTATGAATTGTATCAATACACCCTCGCTACCAGTTGAAGAAGTAATTACATCAAGTGTCCCATTTATTATTACACAACAATACATTCTTTATAACGCATTGAATACGAAACACAATGAAACAAAAGGGATATGCTGTTATTACGCACAATTAAGACATTCGTAAAATTGTGCAAGTTGCATTGTTTGGGATTTAACATGTTGTTGTCGTGTACACGTTTTGAGTTTTAATTTGTCTCGTTCAAAGTGCTTGCATTTTATAGGTATTTTTAGCACGAAGTATTTAATTGAAAATGAGAAATACCAAACGTTTTGAAATCACTCTTTCCCATCAAGGCAATTTTGAAGACTCGCGATAACATTGTACTAAAATCGTCAACGAAAGAACTTTTTGTAGGCAATTTCTGTCACGGTGAAATGGTTGTAACCGGTGTGATGGGTTGGCCGAATTGATGCTGAGGAATTTGATGACATTTTGCATCGAGAAGGGGGCCAATCAACAAAGGCCCAGTGTCACATGTTCGAAGGGGGTACTTCAGAACAGTGTGACATAATAAGAGCATTGGTTAGAGTAAAGGAATACTGTGAGTCCCTCTGCCTCACGCTAAACAGTGTCATCTTCACTTTATTTTTTACACTATCAAAACGGGCTCCGCAACAGTTTCCCTTTTTGTGACATTCACTCCTAATGGCACTTCAGTTTCTATAGTATCTTATAGAATAAGAAACCTGCTTCTTAGTTCTCTTTTATCCGATTGTTCGACGGGTGCCGTGTACTCATGAGCCCATTATTGTCTATTGAGAAACCCCAAGGCGTGGGCTCCCGTCCCCGGCTCTAAGCCGGGTCTTAATCTGGCCAATTCTTCGCAACAATAGAAGCCATAATGACAAACAAGTTGgctccacagatttacatgtaaCTGCTGATTACAAACAAGTTGgctccacagatttacatgtaaCTGCGGACCACTGTGCAGGATTAGGACGGCCGCACCGACAATAATAATGGAGGAAAGAAATGACTGAAAAAGACTCCTCAGACACTAATTAGTCTCTACACGCAGGAAAGAACTAATTATAAAGACGAGCACAGTGTACTGTTCGAAATCATTGACAAATCAACATTTTGCCCTTTTCATGGCTAACATTTCTCCCATAGTTGTACCGGTGTcggatgcaattgtgtccaccatgcaatactgtccgccgcagacacttttgcatatgcaatcgtgtccggggctatgcaagcgagcatgcatgcactgaacctacctATTTTTATGCAGCATGAacattcacgtattttatgagcAGCGAATACCATACgcccgaacatttcccatgtcattgaTGACagatgacatgcacttagcttgtaaaaaaaaatggcgaacgtgttccttATACCAAGGGCGTTtcatttactgcaaggacggttttgcacgggggcggacacaactgcatatgcaagaAATTTATAGATATTCTGAGTGCAAACTAATCGGAAATCGCACGACAACACGGCAGAATGTCGGACACTAAACACTGGGCCGACATTACGAGGCGAGTACCTTTTGTCAACTGTTCGCTGAAAACAATGTGTACAAGTGCATGGTAGAATTTAAAAACCTGCAGGAAAGGAATAATATTGGCTGTCGTGGTGATCTAGCCACACACAGTCTGCGTAATAATGATTCGGTTATAACCACTTATAGAAATTATACAACACTACAGAAAACTCTGCAACATCCATTACAAAGTTTCACACTCAGAATCGATAGAGGGCGCACTATTAAAACCATACACAGAAAAAACCAAGTGATTATTGTTCCAAGTTTATTTACACTCGTGTGgcatttaaataataaactgTATCTCGAGGTCACTCTAAAGCCCGgaaaaatgcaaataaaatgCCTTAAATTTCGGTTTTAAGAAATATCAAGTCGAAACAGAGCATCATAGAATCTCGGGTTGCATTGTTGCTATGCTTGTTGAAATAATTGTATGGTCTCAACAAGTACTCATCTGTTTCCAATGTACAATCAATAGTTTTGTTATTAAGAAATAATTCTAAATAGAATGATTAATATTTTGTCGGTCTTCTAAAATTGCTTAAATCTTATCATAAAAAATTTTGAAAGTAAGGAGAGCACAAACTTCTTTACCcccatttgtggtgtttcatTTTTGTAAACTCAATTGTGAAGTATCTTTTTCTTGCAAAAGATAGTtcaaatggcctgacgtttcaaccctagcagagtctttctcgtaGCTAAAAAACCCACGTTTGTTTTGTAATATATATCTTTTTCTATTTTTGGTGAAACTCAAGAATGACGATCATACAAATGTTGTGGCGATGGCAAATACTTTGGACAGATCTTTCCTGCTCCTCAGATGTGATGGAATCGGAACCTTGATTCTCGTCCCTGTGGGGTTGCCGCTCTCTTCCAGCAACACAATGTTATTTGAGTCAAACCTTGGTGTCATCCTCGGTCCGACCTGTTTGACTCCAACTATAAGAGCCTTCTTCTTCTGCCCCTTGATGGCTACTAAGATCTTGTCTCCTGTTGTGCCGATGCGTTGTTTGTTGTAGACCATGATACAGCGAGGTGGTTTGTGGACTGCTGACGCTCCGAGTGCCGAGTTGTCAACAACGCGTAACCTCGATAGAAGGATGATGGAGGAGACTGGATTCGATGTACTGCAGagttttttttcaatgttgATAAAGAGAAAATCATAATTAAATTATGAAAGTACTGAAGGGTGGGTTGTATCACCCAATGTCGCAGCTGttcaaaattatgttttaatttAACTGTTCTAGACTTTCTGAGGAGTGcaaagagcccccccccccccctcaaaaatgtAAGGAGGACATAGAACATGTCACTTGAATATTGACATATCTTAAATAAAAGTTATGCAACTTTCTCAAGTGCCAGAACCAAAACGAGCACAGTTGAGCAGATGAGACCAAAAACCGATACAGTTCAAATAATTTAGAGCCACAGTTTAAAAAATATCAGTTGTCATCAAAAACAAGACTGAGAACTACTAAAATCTGCAGTCGTACTTAACAGACTtgttaataaaatatatatttataaaaaaaatacacacctAAAATGagaagcacataaatttgttgGGTTTATGTGAGGAAGCTTGCTGACAAGTTTGTGGACACACTGCAGCACCgacatctgaagaaaaaaacacaatactggtttgtttgtttgcaactTTAATGAAAGCTCATAATGAGTCATTATTACtaaacattatgaaaaaaaaacctattaaaCATAACACACAATTTTCAACATTAACACAATCCACATGATAGAAACCATAAAAAGGGCCTGTGTTACTAGAACCATTTATAATTAatcttaaaaatatttttaccgCTCTAAAATGCAGGCGCTTCACAGAGGTTAAAAAGATTAAGCAAGTATAGACCAATTTAAGGAAAACCAATTTAAGAAAAACAGATTAAAAATGCTTAAGAAAATTACAGACGACCAAAGACAATCATTAAAAAGTTAAGCAAGTAAGAACAATCCTGGACAATAAATATTACTAAAATGAAGCAGTGATGGCCTTAGCCTTAGCATCTGTACTAATCTAAAAGACAATTTAGTACAAACATGATAGAAAAAAGGCAAGGCAAAGAATTATGAGAATTAATTCAGAAATAGGCAAGAAGAAAAATAGCAACCAATCAGAGTTCAAAGATGTAAGGACAATAAAAGAGGCTTATCAATAGCCGAGTGGATAACGGGAACACAAAGTTCAAATTTGACACTGGACCCACTGGCCTGAGGTCAGTAGTTGTTGTGCTGGGCCTGTAAACTCCTGTTTGGAAAAGTCcagcagtcttgtgtttttaaattgaatactacttcaggcctgatacttcacggaggcaacggaggcgattgcctccgttgccccttgccattgccttggtgcccttgaaatggtccagtagaaatttacaatttcctcatagggtgccctttgccaaagagaaaatgccttggtgcccttgccctttcaaaaacgaagcatacagtccTGCTACTTGAATAAAACCTCACTGTGGGAtacatctgaagaaaaaaaaaaagttatgttaaaATGTCGACTTGAGTCGGACACACACCTTTCAAATTTATTGAATTGTG encodes:
- the LOC139939853 gene encoding large ribosomal subunit protein uL14m-like, with the translated sequence MSVLQCVHKLVSKLPHINPTNLCASHFSTSNPVSSIILLSRLRVVDNSALGASAVHKPPRCIMVYNKQRIGTTGDKILVAIKGQKKKALIVGVKQVGPRMTPRFDSNNIVLLEESGNPTGTRIKVPIPSHLRSRKDLSKVFAIATTFV